In the Victivallis sp. Marseille-Q1083 genome, one interval contains:
- a CDS encoding DUF167 family protein, with protein MADWRTVLRPDGAGGCVVKCHVQPRSSRSRPVGLYEESLKVALTAPPVDGKANAELIACLAKFFGLPKGRVSLWKGAAARDKLVVLAGLAPEEAGRRLEEKLN; from the coding sequence ATGGCGGATTGGCGAACGGTGTTGCGGCCGGATGGCGCGGGCGGCTGTGTGGTGAAATGCCATGTGCAGCCGCGTTCCTCGCGCAGCCGGCCGGTGGGTCTTTATGAGGAAAGCCTCAAAGTGGCGCTGACGGCGCCGCCGGTGGACGGGAAGGCCAATGCGGAACTGATCGCCTGTCTGGCCAAATTTTTCGGCCTGCCCAAAGGACGGGTGTCGCTGTGGAAGGGCGCCGCCGCCAGGGACAAGCTGGTGGTGCTGGCCGGGCTGGCGCCGGAAGAGGCTGGCCGGCGGCTGGAAGAGAAGTTGAACTGA
- a CDS encoding cofactor-independent phosphoglycerate mutase encodes MKSIIFLADGMADEPLEELGGRTPLEAVETPAMDRIARLGANGTFLSLPPGLPTSSDVANMSVLGFYPERNYPGRGPIEAVSQGIALADDDVAWRCNLVTVSPDGILLDYSAGHIDNAVSAELIAALQREFGSGRVSFHPGVSYRNLLVLHGREFSADIGYQKPDSSQGIPVDQLQLTALDDSPEARHTVRFLQDLSRRAAAFLAAHPLNRGKTSPANEIWPWSPGRRPNLQPFSRRYAGRTGAIISAVDVIRGIGKAAGMTVVEVPGATGFIDTNYEGKVAAALKALEDHDFVYIHVEAIDECSHMGDLALKMRAIRDFDCRIVAPVLEALRDREVLYAVLPDHPVPLKLRKHTRTPVPVAVCGPGIPADAVGAYSERLAPQGALGALRGDQLMKIMLQLD; translated from the coding sequence ATGAAAAGTATCATTTTCCTGGCGGACGGGATGGCCGACGAGCCATTGGAGGAGCTGGGCGGCAGGACGCCGCTCGAGGCGGTGGAAACGCCGGCGATGGACCGCATCGCCCGGCTTGGCGCGAACGGCACCTTTCTGTCGTTGCCGCCCGGCTTGCCGACCTCTTCCGATGTCGCCAACATGTCGGTGCTCGGCTTTTATCCGGAACGGAATTATCCGGGCCGCGGACCGATCGAGGCGGTCAGCCAGGGAATTGCCCTGGCCGATGATGATGTCGCCTGGCGCTGCAATCTGGTGACGGTGTCGCCGGACGGGATTTTGCTCGACTACTCGGCCGGCCACATCGACAATGCGGTTTCCGCCGAATTGATCGCCGCGCTGCAGCGGGAATTCGGTTCCGGGCGGGTGAGTTTTCATCCCGGCGTCAGCTACCGCAATCTGCTGGTGCTGCACGGCCGGGAATTTTCGGCGGACATCGGTTATCAGAAGCCGGATTCCTCGCAGGGCATCCCGGTCGATCAATTGCAGCTGACCGCGCTGGACGATTCGCCGGAAGCGCGTCATACGGTGCGGTTTCTGCAGGATTTGTCGCGGCGGGCCGCCGCTTTTCTGGCGGCGCATCCGCTGAACCGGGGCAAGACTTCGCCGGCCAATGAAATCTGGCCGTGGAGTCCCGGCCGCCGGCCGAATCTGCAGCCGTTCAGCCGGCGTTATGCCGGCCGGACCGGCGCGATCATCAGCGCCGTCGATGTCATCCGCGGCATCGGCAAGGCGGCGGGGATGACCGTCGTCGAGGTGCCGGGAGCGACCGGTTTTATCGATACCAATTACGAAGGCAAGGTCGCCGCGGCGCTGAAAGCATTGGAAGACCACGATTTCGTTTATATCCACGTCGAGGCGATCGACGAGTGTTCCCACATGGGTGATTTGGCGTTGAAAATGCGGGCGATCAGGGATTTCGACTGCCGGATCGTCGCGCCGGTGCTGGAGGCGCTGCGAGATCGGGAAGTGCTTTATGCGGTATTGCCGGACCATCCGGTCCCGTTGAAATTGCGCAAGCATACCCGTACGCCGGTTCCGGTGGCGGTCTGCGGTCCCGGCATCCCGGCCGACGCGGTCGGGGCCTACAGCGAGCGCCTGGCGCCACAGGGTGCGCTGGGGGCGCTCCGCGGCGACCAGTTGATGAAAATCATGTTGCAACTCGACTGA
- a CDS encoding CPBP family intramembrane glutamic endopeptidase translates to MAEEKMPADPEMREPDRLLSAAGPAAVCAWLFFYLLLPLLVAGYGRAELGWERLPVGWQVGLTLGMPCCTLLTVMAFLRWRAGRPVDWLVLFGLAGRKDDNVLFRALLAVIIWLPWVELITGLWQAVLNQLHWSYESQQQMVALLNEVETRPLLLALLILATVVVAPVTEEIIFRRLLFEWLAPGFGRAPAVVLTSLLFGIVHWALLPAPGLILLAIGFQLGYLWRRSLRLPVIWHMLHNGIALLAYYCWDLA, encoded by the coding sequence ATGGCGGAAGAAAAAATGCCGGCGGATCCGGAAATGAGGGAGCCCGACAGATTGCTGTCGGCGGCCGGTCCGGCGGCGGTGTGCGCCTGGTTGTTCTTCTATCTACTGCTGCCGCTTCTGGTGGCCGGTTACGGTAGGGCTGAATTGGGTTGGGAGCGTCTGCCGGTCGGCTGGCAGGTCGGGTTGACGCTGGGGATGCCCTGCTGTACGCTGTTGACGGTGATGGCTTTTCTCCGGTGGCGGGCTGGCCGGCCGGTCGATTGGCTGGTTTTGTTCGGGCTGGCCGGCCGGAAAGACGACAATGTTTTATTCCGGGCGCTGCTGGCGGTCATCATCTGGCTGCCCTGGGTGGAATTGATCACCGGACTCTGGCAGGCGGTGTTGAATCAATTGCACTGGAGCTACGAATCGCAGCAGCAGATGGTCGCTTTGCTAAACGAGGTGGAAACGCGGCCGCTGCTGCTGGCGCTGCTGATTCTGGCAACCGTGGTGGTGGCGCCGGTAACGGAGGAGATTATTTTCCGGCGCTTGCTGTTCGAATGGCTGGCGCCCGGCTTCGGTCGGGCCCCGGCGGTGGTGCTGACCAGTCTATTGTTCGGTATCGTCCATTGGGCGCTGCTGCCGGCTCCCGGGTTGATTTTGCTGGCAATTGGATTCCAGTTGGGTTATCTCTGGCGGCGGTCGCTGCGGTTGCCGGTGATCTGGCATATGCTGCATAACGGTATCGCGCTGTTGGCGTATTATTGCTGGGATCTGGCCTGA
- the icd gene encoding NADP-dependent isocitrate dehydrogenase, which yields MATFDKINIPSGDKITVNAAGELNVPDRPVIAYIEGDGIGPDITRASRYIWDSAVEKAYGGKRRIAWMEVFAGEKANAVYGENTWLPEETVQAISEYLVAIKGPLTTPVGGGIRSLNVALRQKLDLYVCLRPVQYFQGVPSPVKAPEKTDMVIFRENSEDIYAGIEWNAGTPEARKVIEFLQREMKVDKIRFPETSSIGIKPISREGSERLVRAAMRYAIANKRRNVTLVHKGNIMKFTEGGFKNWGYELVRREFADVAVPAPDCDWQAPAGKILVKDCICDAFLQQILTRPEDYDVIATMNLNGDYVSDALAACVGGIGIAPGANINYVTGHALFEATHGTAPKYAGQDKVNPSSLALSGEMLLRYIGYTEAADLVLRGIQRAIGDRVVTYDFARLMENPTEVSCSGFARAVVERM from the coding sequence ATGGCGACATTCGACAAGATCAACATTCCTTCCGGTGATAAAATTACTGTGAATGCAGCCGGGGAATTGAACGTGCCGGATCGGCCGGTTATCGCCTATATCGAAGGCGACGGCATCGGACCGGACATCACCCGGGCGAGCAGGTATATCTGGGACAGCGCAGTGGAAAAAGCCTATGGCGGCAAGCGCAGAATCGCCTGGATGGAGGTGTTTGCCGGCGAAAAGGCCAATGCCGTCTATGGGGAGAACACCTGGCTGCCGGAAGAGACGGTGCAGGCGATCAGCGAATATCTGGTGGCGATCAAAGGACCGTTGACCACACCGGTCGGCGGCGGAATCCGTTCGCTGAACGTCGCTTTGCGCCAGAAGCTGGATCTCTATGTCTGCCTGCGGCCGGTGCAGTATTTTCAGGGGGTGCCTTCGCCGGTGAAAGCGCCGGAAAAGACCGACATGGTCATCTTTCGGGAAAATTCTGAGGATATTTATGCCGGCATCGAATGGAACGCCGGGACGCCGGAGGCGCGGAAGGTCATCGAATTTCTGCAGCGGGAAATGAAAGTCGACAAAATCCGTTTCCCGGAAACCTCCAGCATCGGCATCAAGCCGATTTCCCGGGAAGGTTCCGAACGGCTGGTGCGGGCGGCGATGCGTTACGCGATCGCCAATAAGCGCCGCAATGTGACGCTGGTGCACAAGGGCAACATCATGAAATTCACCGAAGGCGGTTTCAAGAACTGGGGCTATGAGCTGGTGCGGCGGGAGTTCGCCGACGTGGCGGTGCCGGCGCCGGATTGCGACTGGCAGGCCCCGGCCGGCAAAATCCTGGTCAAGGATTGCATCTGCGACGCTTTCCTGCAGCAGATTCTGACCCGGCCGGAAGATTACGACGTCATCGCGACGATGAATCTGAACGGCGATTACGTTTCCGATGCGTTGGCGGCCTGCGTCGGCGGCATCGGCATCGCGCCGGGAGCGAACATCAATTACGTCACCGGCCATGCGCTTTTCGAAGCGACGCACGGGACGGCGCCGAAGTATGCCGGGCAGGACAAAGTCAATCCTTCTTCACTGGCGCTGTCCGGGGAGATGCTGTTGCGTTACATCGGTTACACTGAAGCGGCCGATTTGGTGCTGCGCGGCATTCAGCGGGCGATCGGCGACCGGGTGGTGACTTACGATTTCGCCCGCCTGATGGAAAATCCGACCGAAGTTTCCTGTTCCGGTTTTGCCCGGGCCGTGGTTGAACGGATGTAA
- a CDS encoding PTS sugar transporter subunit IIA yields MKLVSLLNEELIFCGLTAPDRRSLYQKMVSEACRRLEDVSWEVPALVDSLIEREDSLGMAYEGVALPHTRVEELDDLYIIIGVLEEPMTIKSGDLKPCQLVIMSLISGNTSATYLKMLSAFTRYLSDPVNLHKLTAVGDAEEFLTVLRDDDVKVKRNITAEDMMTRDCARVQPDDSLSVALDIFNRDSSEVLPVVDVHGKLVGVLDATEVIKSFIPDYIFMMDHLKFLSSFEVFEKIFKEENRLAVKDYMLPVKATLAPETPLIQFTVGLARRECWTYYVVDASNTLLGEISVHNIIHKVLRG; encoded by the coding sequence ATGAAACTGGTATCGTTGTTGAATGAGGAATTGATCTTCTGCGGGCTTACCGCGCCGGACCGTCGTTCGCTTTATCAAAAGATGGTGTCGGAGGCGTGCCGCCGGCTGGAAGACGTTTCCTGGGAAGTGCCGGCGCTGGTCGATTCGCTGATCGAACGCGAGGACAGTCTCGGCATGGCCTATGAAGGTGTGGCGCTGCCGCATACCCGGGTGGAGGAGTTGGACGATTTGTATATCATCATCGGCGTGCTCGAGGAGCCGATGACGATCAAGTCGGGAGACCTGAAACCCTGCCAACTGGTGATCATGTCGCTGATTTCCGGCAATACCTCGGCGACTTACTTGAAGATGCTTTCGGCGTTCACCCGCTATCTGAGCGATCCGGTCAATCTGCACAAGTTGACGGCAGTCGGCGACGCCGAAGAATTTCTGACGGTGCTGCGTGACGACGACGTCAAGGTCAAGCGCAACATCACCGCCGAGGATATGATGACGCGGGATTGCGCCCGGGTGCAGCCGGACGACAGTTTGTCGGTGGCGCTGGATATTTTCAACCGCGACAGCAGCGAGGTGCTGCCGGTGGTCGACGTGCACGGCAAGCTGGTCGGCGTGCTGGACGCGACCGAGGTGATCAAGAGTTTTATCCCCGATTACATTTTCATGATGGACCACCTGAAATTTCTGTCCAGTTTCGAGGTGTTCGAAAAGATTTTCAAGGAAGAGAATCGGCTGGCGGTCAAGGATTACATGCTGCCGGTCAAGGCGACGCTGGCACCGGAAACGCCGCTGATCCAATTCACCGTCGGGCTGGCGCGGCGCGAATGCTGGACCTATTATGTGGTGGATGCGTCGAATACGCTGCTGGGAGAAATTTCCGTACACAACATCATTCACAAAGTTTTGCGCGGTTGA
- a CDS encoding ArsB/NhaD family transporter, with amino-acid sequence MAFWFATIVFFGTYILIASEKVHKTTAALIGSSLMLLFILQGPHHEAEQHADPVPAVIEQSMESTGGAPTFDRQTAEEGVTPAATELRQKSGRYDKLDSYARYVNFDVIFTLAGMMVLVNVLSGTGIFQYIAIWCAKKAKGSPIRTMILLVFATAVLSAFLDNVTTVLLVAPVTLLVASELSVSAIPFLMAETMASNIGGTATLIGDPPNLIIGSVAGLDFAAFLVNLAPFILVILVVYCIILKLYYGKRMHVTLEQRARIMELDEKAAITDPVNMWRGGIVILLTIFGFLIHGAVGLQPCVVAMAGAAVALAICKVNVDQALEKIEWSTLFFFMGLFVLVCGAEQAGLMRACGKLLQFTDGWNPLVIVLAVMWISGIAAAVTNNVSFTAAMVSIIAAFLAETPAFASVELQHLMWWGLALAVCLGGNGTLVGAAANLVTVNIANKAGNHVTFNDFLRFGVPVSLCSLVAASGYITIRYFLYC; translated from the coding sequence ATGGCTTTTTGGTTTGCAACAATTGTTTTTTTCGGCACCTATATTTTGATCGCGTCGGAAAAAGTTCATAAAACGACGGCGGCATTGATCGGTTCTTCGCTGATGCTGCTTTTCATCCTGCAGGGGCCGCACCACGAGGCGGAACAGCATGCCGACCCGGTGCCGGCGGTGATCGAGCAGAGTATGGAGTCGACCGGCGGTGCGCCGACATTCGACCGGCAGACTGCGGAAGAGGGCGTGACGCCGGCGGCGACGGAACTGCGGCAGAAGTCCGGCCGTTACGACAAGCTGGACAGTTATGCGCGTTATGTCAATTTCGACGTTATTTTCACATTGGCCGGCATGATGGTGCTGGTCAACGTGCTCAGCGGGACCGGTATTTTCCAGTATATCGCCATCTGGTGCGCCAAGAAAGCCAAAGGTTCGCCGATCCGGACGATGATTCTTCTGGTGTTCGCCACCGCGGTGCTTTCCGCCTTCCTGGACAATGTGACGACGGTTCTGCTGGTGGCGCCGGTCACGCTGCTGGTGGCGTCCGAATTGTCGGTGTCGGCGATTCCGTTCCTGATGGCTGAGACGATGGCCTCCAACATCGGCGGCACGGCGACGTTGATCGGCGATCCGCCGAACCTGATCATCGGTTCGGTCGCCGGGCTGGATTTCGCGGCGTTTCTGGTCAATCTGGCGCCGTTCATCCTGGTGATTCTGGTGGTCTACTGCATCATCCTGAAACTTTATTACGGCAAACGCATGCATGTCACGCTGGAACAGCGGGCCCGCATCATGGAGCTGGACGAAAAAGCGGCGATCACCGATCCGGTGAACATGTGGCGTGGCGGCATCGTCATTTTGCTGACCATCTTCGGTTTTCTGATCCACGGCGCCGTCGGTCTGCAGCCGTGCGTCGTGGCGATGGCCGGCGCGGCGGTGGCGTTGGCGATCTGCAAAGTCAACGTCGACCAGGCGCTGGAGAAGATCGAATGGAGCACGCTGTTTTTCTTCATGGGATTGTTCGTGCTGGTTTGCGGCGCCGAACAGGCCGGCTTGATGAGGGCGTGCGGCAAACTGCTTCAATTTACCGACGGCTGGAATCCGCTGGTGATCGTGCTGGCGGTGATGTGGATCAGCGGCATTGCCGCCGCGGTGACCAACAATGTGTCGTTTACGGCGGCGATGGTGTCGATCATCGCGGCGTTCCTGGCGGAAACGCCGGCCTTCGCCTCCGTGGAACTGCAGCATCTGATGTGGTGGGGCCTGGCGCTGGCGGTCTGCCTCGGCGGCAACGGCACGCTGGTCGGCGCCGCCGCCAACCTGGTGACGGTCAACATCGCCAACAAAGCGGGAAATCATGTGACGTTCAACGATTTCCTGCGGTTCGGCGTGCCGGTGTCGCTGTGCAGCCTGGTGGCCGCGTCGGGTTATATCACAATCCGTTACTTCCTCTATTGCTGA
- a CDS encoding GNAT family N-acetyltransferase — MDGGGIIQYRRLTAAAPAAVGKLYCCAGWMKPEDNFDFVPAMIRGSFRFLGAFDGEELVGMARALSDGVSDGYIQDVVVLPAYRHCGIGRELVLHLVAELKAAGVDWIGLIGAPGTEAFYRRLGFEPMRQFTPFHWVEESGQS, encoded by the coding sequence ATGGACGGCGGCGGAATCATTCAATATCGTCGGTTGACTGCCGCGGCTCCGGCCGCGGTGGGAAAACTGTATTGCTGTGCCGGCTGGATGAAGCCGGAGGACAATTTTGATTTCGTGCCGGCGATGATCCGCGGTTCATTCCGTTTTCTGGGGGCCTTCGACGGGGAAGAGCTTGTCGGGATGGCGCGGGCGCTGTCCGACGGCGTCAGCGACGGCTACATCCAGGATGTCGTCGTGTTGCCGGCATATCGCCATTGCGGCATCGGCCGGGAGTTGGTGCTGCATCTGGTGGCGGAGCTGAAAGCCGCCGGCGTCGATTGGATCGGCTTGATCGGCGCGCCGGGGACGGAGGCGTTCTATCGGCGCTTGGGGTTTGAACCGATGCGGCAATTTACGCCGTTCCATTGGGTGGAAGAATCCGGACAATCCTGA
- a CDS encoding metallophosphoesterase: MMWLISLVLFGYVFYSLILPLRWKWRWQLSAGFLLLLIAQKNTVFLWIGGGMFFSPELPRWLIIFASVCYGALILLFFLLIAKDLIRLVWSLAGRLRPRWRRPFPHRPVAALLCILALVLAIDGTWEALRVPAVRTEEVILPRLPAALDGFTVVLLADLHASALNTEPFLRAIVDKANALQPDLIVLNGDMVDGKVANRLADVAPLADLRARCGVFASPGNHEYYSGFDEWQAHFAALGLPLLVNQHVLIEDNGATLALAGLADHAAERFNAEPPDIRKALDGVPPETVVLLLAHQPRQAARNAAAGVDLQLSGHTHGGLIVLFDRLVALFNDGLVSGWYEVDGMPLYVSPGTALWNGFPIRLGVPAEITRLVLRAAPGQ, from the coding sequence ATGATGTGGTTGATTTCCCTGGTTCTTTTCGGATATGTCTTTTACAGCCTGATCCTGCCGCTGCGCTGGAAATGGCGATGGCAGTTGTCCGCCGGCTTTCTGCTGCTGCTCATCGCGCAAAAGAATACCGTCTTTCTGTGGATCGGTGGCGGCATGTTCTTCTCCCCGGAATTGCCGCGCTGGCTCATCATCTTCGCGTCGGTCTGCTACGGTGCGCTGATCCTGCTTTTTTTCCTGCTGATCGCCAAGGACCTGATCCGGCTGGTCTGGTCGCTGGCCGGCCGGCTCCGGCCGCGGTGGCGACGCCCCTTCCCACACCGGCCGGTCGCCGCCCTGCTCTGCATCCTCGCGCTGGTGCTCGCCATCGACGGGACCTGGGAGGCGCTGCGCGTCCCGGCCGTCCGCACCGAAGAGGTCATCCTGCCGCGGCTGCCCGCCGCGCTCGACGGTTTCACCGTCGTGCTGCTGGCCGACCTGCACGCCAGCGCGCTGAACACCGAACCATTCCTGCGGGCGATCGTCGACAAAGCCAACGCCCTGCAGCCGGACCTGATCGTCCTCAACGGCGATATGGTCGACGGCAAAGTGGCAAACCGCCTGGCCGACGTCGCCCCGCTGGCGGATTTGAGAGCCCGTTGCGGCGTTTTCGCCTCGCCGGGCAATCATGAATATTATTCCGGGTTTGACGAATGGCAGGCGCACTTCGCGGCACTCGGCCTGCCGCTGCTGGTCAATCAACACGTTCTCATCGAAGACAACGGCGCCACGCTGGCGCTGGCCGGGCTGGCCGATCACGCCGCCGAACGCTTCAACGCCGAGCCGCCGGACATTCGGAAAGCGCTCGACGGCGTGCCGCCGGAAACGGTGGTCCTGCTGCTGGCCCACCAGCCGCGCCAGGCGGCGCGCAACGCGGCCGCCGGTGTCGACCTGCAGTTGTCCGGCCATACCCACGGCGGTTTGATCGTGCTGTTCGACCGGCTGGTCGCCCTCTTCAACGACGGCCTCGTCTCCGGCTGGTACGAGGTGGACGGCATGCCGCTTTACGTCAGTCCCGGCACCGCCTTGTGGAACGGCTTCCCGATTCGGCTGGGAGTGCCGGCGGAAATCACCCGGCTGGTCCTGCGCGCGGCGCCCGGCCAATAA
- a CDS encoding nucleoside hydrolase, with protein sequence MLHQTPIPVVLDTDLGTDIDDAWALAFLLRCPEIELKMVMTACADTTYRARIAAKILTAAGRTGIPIGIGPATDTPDDRPTARDYVAGYDLADYPGTVHGDGIAALIELIDRSPVPLTVVAIAPLTNLGELLRRRPELAAKLHFVGMQGSIRHGSDPAMPPEAEWNIRADLAAARTVFAAAWNSAVITPPDTCGQVVLSGEGYQRLRASGDPLLTAVFQQYRLWHHQQQLNWSPETRSSILFDTVAVFLAFSRQFLAFRTMGLRIADDGRTRPDPAAPPVDIALSWTDREAFQKFLTDRLLGRLPPEPETGRSRISI encoded by the coding sequence ATGCTGCATCAAACACCGATTCCCGTCGTACTGGACACCGACCTCGGCACCGACATCGACGATGCCTGGGCGCTGGCTTTTCTGCTCCGCTGTCCGGAAATTGAACTGAAAATGGTGATGACCGCCTGTGCCGATACCACTTACCGGGCCAGGATTGCCGCCAAAATCTTGACGGCCGCCGGCCGGACCGGGATTCCGATCGGCATCGGTCCGGCCACCGACACGCCCGACGACCGTCCGACGGCCCGGGATTATGTCGCCGGCTATGACCTGGCCGATTATCCCGGCACCGTTCACGGCGACGGCATCGCCGCGCTGATCGAGCTGATCGACCGATCGCCGGTGCCGCTGACTGTCGTCGCCATCGCCCCGCTGACCAATCTGGGCGAATTGCTGCGGCGCCGTCCGGAGCTGGCCGCCAAACTTCATTTCGTCGGCATGCAAGGCAGCATCCGGCACGGCAGCGACCCGGCAATGCCGCCGGAAGCGGAGTGGAACATCCGGGCCGACCTGGCGGCCGCCCGGACCGTCTTCGCCGCCGCCTGGAACTCGGCGGTCATCACCCCGCCCGACACCTGCGGCCAGGTCGTTCTGAGCGGAGAAGGCTATCAGCGCCTGCGCGCTTCCGGCGATCCGTTATTGACGGCGGTGTTCCAGCAATACCGCCTGTGGCATCATCAACAGCAGCTCAACTGGTCGCCGGAAACGCGCAGTTCGATCCTGTTCGACACTGTCGCGGTATTCCTGGCGTTCTCCCGCCAATTCCTGGCGTTCCGGACGATGGGACTCCGCATTGCCGATGACGGCCGGACCCGGCCGGATCCGGCCGCGCCGCCGGTCGACATCGCCCTGAGCTGGACCGATCGGGAAGCGTTTCAAAAGTTCCTGACCGACCGGCTGCTGGGCCGGCTTCCGCCGGAACCGGAAACCGGGCGATCCCGAATTTCCATTTGA
- a CDS encoding DUF4832 domain-containing protein, producing MTAESRFLPVDGELFWKDQGGEIDAMTAVTQLRDHHYTTFSLVHSYSRFEGEPYSIDRWQTAMLTPEELAAANLPVSDGYFEDSDGTPVPRSAYEYIRDHLGYRLELQQAAFPARIDRDETLEVSFSLINRGFAPPINPRPVFLTLIDAAGRRFDFPVETDPRRWYPAEAGQPPAVHRASAALPLPESIAPGRCRLGLWLPDAAPSLRRRSDYAIRLANGDVTFLADTEGQRRHQPVR from the coding sequence ATGACCGCCGAGAGCCGTTTCCTGCCGGTCGACGGCGAACTCTTCTGGAAGGATCAGGGCGGCGAAATCGACGCGATGACCGCCGTCACCCAGCTGCGCGACCACCATTACACCACCTTCAGCCTGGTGCACAGCTACAGCCGTTTCGAAGGGGAACCGTACTCCATCGACCGCTGGCAGACCGCCATGCTGACGCCGGAAGAGCTGGCCGCCGCCAACCTGCCGGTCTCCGACGGTTACTTCGAGGACAGCGACGGCACGCCGGTGCCGCGTTCGGCCTATGAATACATCCGCGATCATCTCGGTTACCGGCTGGAACTGCAGCAGGCCGCCTTTCCAGCCCGGATCGACCGGGACGAAACGTTGGAAGTCTCCTTCTCCCTGATCAACCGCGGTTTCGCCCCGCCAATCAATCCGCGGCCGGTTTTCCTGACCCTGATCGACGCCGCCGGCCGGCGTTTCGACTTTCCGGTCGAAACCGATCCCCGCCGCTGGTATCCGGCGGAAGCGGGACAGCCGCCGGCCGTTCACCGCGCCTCCGCAGCCCTGCCGCTGCCGGAGTCGATCGCGCCGGGCCGCTGCCGACTGGGTCTGTGGCTGCCGGACGCCGCCCCCTCCCTGCGCCGGCGCAGCGATTACGCCATCCGGCTCGCCAACGGCGACGTCACATTCCTGGCTGATACCGAAGGACAACGGCGGCATCAACCTGTTCGGTGA
- a CDS encoding prepilin-type N-terminal cleavage/methylation domain-containing protein, whose protein sequence is MTTEKHFTLIELLIVIAIIAILASMLLPTLTRAKSAALAIKCTSNLKQCGLAATMYANDSGDRLPAARYANGAVMWLEQLMPYTGLPEPSQSSFTAEDKRRVLASCWSCPLWEKDPGWWSKLGYAYNIYLPPATFSDWFGDGGPYHYPALGSFYSASETPVFADEREEADTDLFGYPNYDGIDWNFDDRHNRKGNLLYADGHVMARKSWEVKLDHLPFFDRGGYGN, encoded by the coding sequence ATGACGACGGAGAAACATTTCACACTGATTGAATTGCTGATAGTGATTGCTATTATCGCAATTCTAGCCAGCATGCTGCTGCCGACACTCACCCGGGCCAAAAGCGCCGCCCTGGCCATCAAATGCACGTCCAATCTCAAACAGTGCGGCCTGGCGGCCACCATGTACGCCAACGACAGCGGCGACCGCCTGCCGGCCGCCCGTTATGCGAACGGCGCGGTGATGTGGCTCGAACAGTTGATGCCCTATACCGGACTGCCGGAGCCGTCGCAAAGTTCGTTCACCGCCGAAGACAAGCGGCGCGTGCTCGCTTCCTGCTGGAGCTGCCCGCTGTGGGAAAAAGATCCGGGCTGGTGGAGCAAACTCGGCTACGCTTACAATATCTATCTGCCGCCGGCCACTTTTTCCGACTGGTTCGGCGACGGCGGGCCTTATCATTATCCGGCATTGGGATCGTTCTATTCCGCTTCGGAGACGCCGGTGTTCGCCGACGAGCGGGAGGAAGCCGACACCGATCTGTTCGGCTACCCCAATTACGACGGCATCGACTGGAATTTCGACGACCGCCACAATCGGAAAGGCAACCTGCTCTATGCCGACGGACATGTCATGGCCCGTAAAAGCTGGGAAGTGAAGCTGGACCACCTGCCGTTCTTCGACCGCGGCGGTTACGGCAATTAA